The Candidatus Eisenbacteria bacterium genome contains the following window.
GGGGTGAAGAGAGGGCTCTTCTCCAACGAGTCGGGGCAGGGATCGGCGCCGATCGCCCACGCGGCGGCGAAGACGAAGGAGCCGGTGCGCGAAGGGGTCGTCGCCATGCTCGGCCCCTTCATCGACACGCTGTTGATCTGCACCCTCACCGGCCTGGTGATTCTGATCACCGGCGTCTGGAAAGACCGCAAGGAGGAGACCGTTCCCCTCACGCCGCAGACTGCGGTCACGGTGGTGCGCTTGGGCGCGGCGATCGAGCCAAACGGCGTCACGCCCGAGGCGGCCCTGTTTACCGGCGAGGCGCGGTTCAACGACGGGCGCTCCGACGAGGTCGCTTTCGTACGGAACCACTCCGTCGTCGAGGGAGAGGTCCTTTTCAACGGCGCGGGGCTTCCCTTCACCGGCCCCCTTCCGATCGAGGGGGGGACGATCGATTACACCGAGGCGCCGGACCTCAGCCTCGGCGGGAAGATGGCGCAGAACGGTTCCCCCCTCACCTCTTGGGCCTTCGAGAGGGGACTCGGCTTCCTCGGCGGAGGAGGACGCTATATCGTCACTCTGGCGGTTTTTCTCTTCGGCATCAGCACGGCGATCAGCTGGTCCTACTACGGCGACCGCTCGATCACCTATTTGGCCGGGCCGGCGTGGGTGAAGCCGTACAAAGCGCTTTATCTGGCGATGCATTTCCTCGGCGCCGTCTTCCCCCTGGAAATCGTATGGGGGTTCGGGGACGTGGCACTCGGCTTGATGGCGCTCCCCAACCTGATCGCGATCCTCTTTCTCCTTCCGACGGTGAGGGCGCTCACGCGGGAGTACTTCTCGCGCGAACAGATCCCCTATCGGAAATGACGGAGCGAATGATGCCTGCAAGGAAACCGATTCTCCCGCCGGTCTTTTTCTGGGGCGCAGTGGCGATCGCGGCGGCGCTCGGTTTTTTTCTTCCCGGCGCGCGCTTCCTCGGATGGCCCTGGCGATGGACCGGGATTCTTCCGATCGTTTTCGGCGTCGCGTGGAACGGGATCGCCGACGGCGCCTTCCGAAAAGCGGGCACCACGGTGAAGCCCTTCGAGGAATCATCGGCGCTCCTCACCGGCGGCGTCTTCGCAGCGAGCCGCCATCCCATGTACCTCGGCATGACGGCGATCCTCCTCGGCGAGGCGATCCTCTTCGGCGCCCTCACCCCTCTCCTCCCGGCGGTCCTCTTTCCAATCCTCATGGAGATCCGCTTCATCCGGGCCGAGGAGAGTATGATGGAGGAGCGTTTCGGCGAAGAGTGGCGCGCCTACCGGCGGCGGGTCCGTCGCTGGATCTGACGACCGCTCCCCCCGCTTCTCCCTATTCTCGTCCACGGAAAGGGTGTTCCCGCCGATCCTAGGAATAGACGGGAAAGCGGGGCAATCCGGCGCGCCGCCTCGCGGAGCGAAAGATGGCGAAACGGTTCTACATCACGGCGAGACGCGGCTGCCCGAGGCGAACCTTGGACGCGGGCCGCGCCGTCCTTTATCTCGAAGCGAACGGCTGGAAACCGGCGGAGGAGCCGGAGAACGCCGATCTTCTCCTCGTCTACACCTGCGGCGGATTCCCGAGCAGTGAAGACCGCTCACTCCGAACGCTCGAGCGTTTCCGGTTGGAGAGAAAG
Protein-coding sequences here:
- a CDS encoding isoprenylcysteine carboxylmethyltransferase family protein gives rise to the protein MMPARKPILPPVFFWGAVAIAAALGFFLPGARFLGWPWRWTGILPIVFGVAWNGIADGAFRKAGTTVKPFEESSALLTGGVFAASRHPMYLGMTAILLGEAILFGALTPLLPAVLFPILMEIRFIRAEESMMEERFGEEWRAYRRRVRRWI
- a CDS encoding alanine:cation symporter family protein, translated to MDILRDWISRLGGVVWGWPETAPLLVLLLLGTGLVTTFYMGWIQLRRFRHGVEVIRGKYDDPEDAGDITHFQALTTALSATVGIGNIAGVATAIHYGGPGALFWMWVTAVFGMALKFAECTLSMRFRAILPNGEASGGPMYYIEQGLGRSWKPLAVFFAVCAVVSSFGQGNAVQAFTVADQFRVDLGVPTYLTGAVMVTLVGLVILGGIRRIGEVTSRLTPFMAATYVAGALLVLLADYTHVIPTIGLVVRSAFQPAAEVGGFAGGAFIFMLTWGVKRGLFSNESGQGSAPIAHAAAKTKEPVREGVVAMLGPFIDTLLICTLTGLVILITGVWKDRKEETVPLTPQTAVTVVRLGAAIEPNGVTPEAALFTGEARFNDGRSDEVAFVRNHSVVEGEVLFNGAGLPFTGPLPIEGGTIDYTEAPDLSLGGKMAQNGSPLTSWAFERGLGFLGGGGRYIVTLAVFLFGISTAISWSYYGDRSITYLAGPAWVKPYKALYLAMHFLGAVFPLEIVWGFGDVALGLMALPNLIAILFLLPTVRALTREYFSREQIPYRK